The Lewinellaceae bacterium genome has a segment encoding these proteins:
- a CDS encoding cysteine desulfurase, translated as MSRIYFDNAATTPIDEEVQKVMIDAMREIYGNPSSIHAEGRKARSAIEQARKKVAHYLGASIGEIFFTSGGSESNNMVLKGAVRDLGVKRIISTPVEHHCNLHSFDSIGRDTDAEIVMLGIDEWGLPDLEELKRILPLSDKKTLVSFMHSNNETGSMINLQEVAGICNEAGALFHSDTVQTIGYFPFDLSSANIAFISGSAHKFYGPKGVGFVYINNDNIIKPLIDGGGQERNMRAGTESIHNILGLAKAMELAYENMEARKQHVETLRAYLKSRLEELPDVQFNSPGNGHYKVLSASFPPGPKSDLLLLNLDIEGISVSGGSACTSGVDVGSHVMQAIHGDSLRKTIRFSFSHHNTREEVDIVVEKLKQILEL; from the coding sequence ATGTCCCGAATATACTTTGATAACGCAGCGACTACTCCCATAGACGAGGAAGTCCAAAAGGTGATGATCGATGCCATGAGAGAGATTTATGGCAACCCTTCCTCCATTCACGCAGAAGGACGCAAGGCACGCTCAGCCATTGAACAGGCACGAAAAAAGGTAGCCCATTACCTTGGAGCTTCCATTGGAGAAATATTTTTCACCTCCGGAGGGTCGGAATCGAATAATATGGTTTTGAAAGGAGCCGTTCGCGATCTTGGGGTTAAAAGGATCATTAGTACGCCTGTCGAACACCATTGCAATCTGCACAGCTTTGACAGCATCGGGCGTGATACGGATGCGGAGATCGTTATGCTCGGGATCGATGAATGGGGGTTGCCCGACCTGGAGGAACTCAAACGAATTTTGCCTTTAAGCGATAAAAAGACCCTGGTATCTTTCATGCATTCCAATAATGAAACGGGAAGTATGATCAACTTACAGGAGGTGGCCGGCATTTGCAACGAAGCAGGTGCGCTTTTTCATTCCGACACCGTTCAGACCATCGGATATTTTCCCTTTGACCTTTCTTCGGCCAACATTGCGTTCATTAGCGGCTCGGCTCATAAATTTTATGGTCCCAAGGGGGTAGGATTTGTTTACATCAATAATGATAATATCATCAAGCCTTTGATCGACGGAGGGGGGCAGGAACGTAATATGCGTGCAGGAACAGAAAGTATTCACAATATTCTTGGCCTCGCTAAAGCCATGGAACTGGCTTATGAAAATATGGAAGCAAGGAAACAACATGTGGAAACGCTCCGGGCTTACCTTAAGTCCCGGCTGGAGGAATTGCCTGATGTCCAATTTAACAGCCCTGGAAATGGACATTACAAGGTGCTCAGTGCTTCCTTTCCACCCGGCCCCAAATCGGACCTGCTGCTGCTTAATCTGGATATTGAAGGCATCAGCGTCTCCGGGGGAAGTGCCTGCACTTCAGGAGTGGATGTAGGTTCCCACGTTATGCAGGCCATTCATGGCGACTCCCTTAGAAAAACAATCCGCTTTTCTTTCTCTCATCACAATACCCGGGAAGAAGTGGATATTGTGGTGGAAAAGTTGAAACAAATTTTAGAACTTTAA
- a CDS encoding DDE-type integrase/transposase/recombinase has protein sequence MKTLYSLSGISKQGHMDALKREREQLLKAPLYIGFIEEIREMHPGMGLRKIYEQFEPEGIGRDAFIILGLREGYRLRALESPYKTTYSDKGSQYGNVLIGKRFTNVNQLWVSDLFYFPLGGQHYYVVLIMDVYSRRIIGYSVSDNMRSENNIAALTMALNLRGIDDYNNELIHHSDRGSQYTSTDYTNLLKSYGIRISMCTNVLENAHCERANGTIKNEYLKRWSIQNFGQLKKRVAMAVENYNNRLHNSLKMTPMVYETYIKDLKEKERPEMEVFTINKMLDNPMQLELQFDL, from the coding sequence ATGAAGACATTATACAGTTTATCGGGGATCAGCAAACAAGGGCATATGGATGCCCTGAAACGGGAACGAGAGCAATTATTAAAAGCTCCCCTTTACATAGGTTTTATTGAGGAGATTAGGGAGATGCATCCGGGGATGGGCCTGCGCAAGATATATGAACAGTTCGAACCAGAAGGCATTGGACGGGATGCTTTTATAATATTAGGTTTACGCGAAGGCTATCGTTTACGGGCCTTAGAAAGTCCCTATAAGACTACTTACAGCGATAAGGGAAGTCAATATGGTAATGTACTGATAGGAAAGAGGTTTACAAATGTCAACCAATTATGGGTTAGTGACCTTTTTTATTTTCCATTAGGGGGACAGCATTATTACGTTGTATTAATAATGGATGTTTATTCTCGACGGATCATAGGATATTCGGTTTCTGACAATATGCGGTCAGAGAATAATATTGCTGCATTAACAATGGCACTCAACCTCAGAGGCATTGATGATTATAATAATGAGTTGATTCATCATTCTGACAGAGGTTCGCAATATACGAGTACTGATTATACGAACTTACTTAAATCCTATGGCATAAGGATCAGTATGTGTACTAACGTACTTGAAAATGCACATTGCGAGCGGGCAAATGGAACCATAAAAAATGAATACCTCAAAAGGTGGAGTATCCAAAATTTTGGACAGTTAAAGAAACGAGTAGCCATGGCTGTTGAAAACTACAACAACCGTTTACACAATTCTTTAAAGATGACACCAATGGTTTATGAAACATATATCAAAGACCTAAAGGAAAAAGAAAGACCCGAAATGGAAGTCTTTACAATAAACAAAATGTTAGATAATCCAATGCAACTTGAATTACAATTTGATTTATAA